Genomic DNA from Ancylobacter polymorphus:
CCTTTTCCGCATTCTGCATGTCGGATCCTCCTTGTTATCTTATAAAGTAGGATAAAATCCGACCTGACACCAGAGATATTTACGGAAAAAATTTGTGATTTTGGGTTGGTGCCTGCTCACGCACGGCATGTGGGGTTCCCTGTCCGGGCGTGCGCGGGGAAAACCCCGGGGGCTCCGGCTCGATGCTGCGCACGGTGGGAGAAGGGGAGGCGGGCTGCCCACGCCATTCATCCCACATGCCGCGCCAGCGCAGCATTTTCCGGTAGTTGAGCCGTCCTGCGAGGGTGGAGAACGGAATGTCGCGGAACTTGGCCACCAGCCGATTGACTGGCAGGCGTTGCACCTCGGACGGGTCGAGCAGCCAGTAGCCGCTTTCCGAGTGGCCCTGCTGCTGGTTGTGCCGCAGCCAGGCGTCGCTCGACTGCGACACGCCGGTGGAGCGCGACAGGGTGGTGGTGTTGCCCACCATGGTCGAGACATAGGTGGCGGTATCGTTGTCGTTGATGCCGAAAAAAACCCGACAGGATGCGTTGGCCAGAAAGGCGGCGGCCCCGTCGCCATACACCCGGCGGACCTGCGGCATGCTCTGCCAGATAAGCACCGGGGTGCAGTAGGCACGCAGCAGGCCGGACTGCTTTTCCAGCGGGTCGAGGGGCCCCAGAACCGCCACCTCGTCGAGCAGCAGCACCACCTTGTGGCGGCTGCGGGGGCGGTACTTGGCGCGGGTGAGGGTGGCCAGGACGCAGCCGGTCATCACGCGCAGCCAGCGCTCGTAGACCTGGAGCAGCTCCTCGTCGACGCAGAGGTAAAGGGTGCAGACCCCGTCCACCAGCTCATCGAGGGAGAAGTCCGAGGCGCCAGACAGGCGCCCGGCCGGTGACCCGGCCGACCACTGCTCGGTGGCCTTCTGCACGTTCGAGAGAATGCTCTCGAACTCGCCCGCCTTGCTGGAGGGCTCCTGCGGAATCTGGCTCAGGAAACCCGAGGCGGTTTCGGCGGCGAGCGTTGAGGTCGAGTTCCAGGCAATTTCCTCAAGGGTCGCGCGGAAGGTCTCCGGGCCGCCCACCGACAGTGCACGCACATGGGCGAGGGTTCGGGTCTCCGGCGGCTCTCTGAGGGTGTGCAGGATGAGCGCGGTCAGCAACGATACCGCCTTGTCGTCCCAGTGCGCCTCGCGGGCGTCGGGTTTGACCATGAGACGGGCGAGTGCCTTCGCGTCGTCGGCTTCCAGATCGCTGCCCACCCGCACGATGTCGAGCGGGTTGAGGCGGTTGGAGTGCGCCAGGTCGGTGGGGCTCAGCATCCGCACCTTGCCGAAGCGTTCACGACGGCGGCGGGTGATGGCGTAG
This window encodes:
- a CDS encoding type IV secretory system conjugative DNA transfer family protein, with protein sequence MDVLLFLCKAVWWLLRMLGRGMRWLLGLARRDRRARRDGVHGTARFATRWELLRGGVLSGKGPVIGRGPWGRLIRFTSDGLVFVFAATGAGKGIGIVVPTLLDYPGSILVTDPKGENYAITRRRRERFGKVRMLSPTDLAHSNRLNPLDIVRVGSDLEADDAKALARLMVKPDAREAHWDDKAVSLLTALILHTLREPPETRTLAHVRALSVGGPETFRATLEEIAWNSTSTLAAETASGFLSQIPQEPSSKAGEFESILSNVQKATEQWSAGSPAGRLSGASDFSLDELVDGVCTLYLCVDEELLQVYERWLRVMTGCVLATLTRAKYRPRSRHKVVLLLDEVAVLGPLDPLEKQSGLLRAYCTPVLIWQSMPQVRRVYGDGAAAFLANASCRVFFGINDNDTATYVSTMVGNTTTLSRSTGVSQSSDAWLRHNQQQGHSESGYWLLDPSEVQRLPVNRLVAKFRDIPFSTLAGRLNYRKMLRWRGMWDEWRGQPASPSPTVRSIEPEPPGFSPRTPGQGTPHAVREQAPTQNHKFFP